A section of the Agarivorans litoreus genome encodes:
- the coaE gene encoding dephospho-CoA kinase (Dephospho-CoA kinase (CoaE) performs the final step in coenzyme A biosynthesis.), which produces MIIGLTGGIASGKSQASALFEELGIQVVDADIVARQVVAPQQPALNAISEHFGQTILQSDGSLNRSKLREIVFANKQEKDWLDSLLHPLIRQEMLHQLGQAKGAYKILVAPLLLENQLDKLVDRVLVIDAPVDIQLKRTMERDGVERHQALQIIDAQMNRELKLQAADDVIENNSDLVCLKRKVTDLHQFYLDIAKSHDS; this is translated from the coding sequence GTGATAATTGGTTTAACAGGCGGTATTGCTAGCGGTAAAAGCCAAGCCTCGGCGTTATTTGAAGAGCTAGGTATTCAAGTGGTTGATGCCGATATTGTGGCGCGCCAAGTTGTTGCGCCTCAACAACCTGCGTTAAACGCAATATCTGAACATTTTGGGCAAACTATATTGCAAAGCGATGGCTCGCTAAATCGCAGTAAACTGCGCGAAATTGTATTTGCCAACAAACAAGAGAAAGATTGGTTAGACAGCTTATTACACCCACTAATTCGACAAGAGATGCTACACCAACTTGGGCAAGCTAAAGGCGCATACAAGATACTGGTTGCGCCGCTATTGTTAGAAAACCAACTGGATAAGCTCGTCGATCGCGTTTTAGTTATAGACGCCCCTGTAGATATTCAACTCAAGCGAACCATGGAACGCGATGGAGTAGAGCGGCATCAAGCCCTACAGATTATTGATGCCCAAATGAACCGAGAGCTAAAACTACAAGCCGCAGACGATGTAATTGAAAATAACAGCGACCTTGTATGCCTTAAACGTAAAGTTACTGATTTACACCAATTCTATCTAGATATCGCCAAAAGCCATGACAGTTGA
- a CDS encoding prepilin peptidase, with translation MLSFIELYPATALGFCLLIALCIGSFLNVVIHRLPVMLERQWKNECRSFLSDELKTAQTSEQGVYNLMLPRSACPKCQSLITAWQNIPVISWLALRGKCANCKNPISIRYPLVELTTAGLTLACWWQFGLTLPFVFASLFCIILLCLTLIDLDTMYLPDQLTLPTLWLGLLINLDSGFVSLYDAVLGAAIGYGFLWSLFWLFKLLTGKEGMGYGDFKLLAMIGAWFGWQALPLTILLSSFAGAIVGISLIVFGKNQQGQAIPFGPYLALGGACYLFFGEAIHAWYFSYLGLAS, from the coding sequence ATGCTAAGTTTTATTGAACTCTACCCAGCCACTGCGCTGGGTTTCTGCCTTTTAATCGCCCTTTGTATCGGTTCTTTTCTCAACGTTGTGATCCATCGCTTGCCCGTCATGTTAGAGCGGCAATGGAAAAATGAGTGCCGCAGTTTCTTATCTGATGAATTAAAAACAGCGCAAACCTCAGAGCAAGGCGTTTACAACTTAATGTTACCTCGCTCTGCCTGCCCCAAATGCCAAAGCTTAATTACCGCCTGGCAAAATATTCCGGTTATTAGCTGGCTAGCCCTGCGTGGAAAGTGTGCCAATTGTAAAAATCCAATCAGTATTCGCTACCCTTTAGTTGAGCTTACAACAGCAGGCTTAACCTTGGCTTGCTGGTGGCAGTTTGGCCTTACTCTACCCTTTGTGTTTGCTAGTCTGTTTTGCATTATTTTACTGTGTCTAACCCTTATTGATCTGGACACCATGTATTTGCCCGATCAGCTTACTTTACCCACCTTGTGGCTAGGTTTATTAATCAACCTAGATTCAGGTTTTGTTAGCTTATATGATGCTGTTTTGGGCGCTGCTATTGGTTATGGTTTTTTGTGGAGCCTGTTTTGGCTATTCAAGCTATTAACCGGAAAAGAAGGCATGGGCTATGGCGATTTTAAACTGCTAGCCATGATAGGTGCTTGGTTTGGCTGGCAAGCCCTGCCATTAACAATTTTGCTTTCATCTTTTGCCGGTGCAATTGTTGGCATTAGCTTGATTGTGTTTGGAAAAAACCAACAAGGGCAAGCGATTCCTTTTGGCCCTTATCTGGCTTTAGGTGGCGCTTGTTACTTATTTTTTGGTGAAGCGATCCACGCTTGGTATTTCTCATACCTAGGTCTTGCATCGTGA
- a CDS encoding type II secretion system F family protein, which yields MATASTTSKRKVAVKKINAYSWSGVNRKGAKVSGEYQAETISQVKGDLRRQGITVTKIKKKTESFLSKMGNKIQPMDIAVVSRQIATMLQAGVPLVQSFNIISKSVEKPAMRELIAEIAAEVESGTALSETLRKHPLYFDQLYCDLIEAGEQSGALETIYDRVAIYKEKAEALKSKIKKAMFYPVSVIIVAIIVTTILLLFVIPQFEEIFAGFGAELPAFTQFVIGVSRFLQDYWPYIFGGIFALGYGYVQAFRRSQAVKDATDRFILRIPVINPILHKAAMARFARTLSTTFAAGIPLIDALKSASGASGNVVYRNAVDAIRIEVTGGMQMNVAMRTVDLFPDMVTQMVMIGEESGSLDSMLAKVANIYEQQVDDAVDGLTSLIEPLIMAVLGVLVGGMVIAMYLPIFKLGSVVS from the coding sequence ATGGCTACCGCAAGTACCACCAGCAAACGTAAAGTTGCAGTAAAAAAAATCAATGCCTACTCGTGGAGTGGCGTTAACCGTAAAGGCGCTAAAGTTAGTGGCGAGTATCAAGCTGAAACCATCAGCCAGGTTAAAGGTGACTTGCGCCGCCAAGGCATTACCGTTACTAAAATTAAAAAGAAGACCGAGAGTTTTCTTAGTAAGATGGGTAACAAGATCCAGCCCATGGATATTGCGGTGGTATCACGGCAAATTGCTACCATGCTGCAAGCTGGCGTTCCCTTAGTTCAAAGCTTCAACATTATTTCTAAAAGCGTTGAAAAACCAGCAATGCGTGAGTTAATTGCCGAGATTGCCGCGGAAGTTGAGTCTGGAACCGCCCTATCTGAAACCCTGCGCAAACACCCCTTATACTTTGACCAGCTATATTGTGACTTAATTGAAGCCGGTGAACAAAGTGGTGCTTTAGAAACGATTTATGATCGTGTAGCCATTTATAAAGAGAAAGCCGAGGCACTTAAATCAAAAATTAAAAAAGCCATGTTCTACCCGGTTTCGGTGATTATTGTGGCCATTATTGTTACCACTATTCTACTGCTATTTGTGATTCCTCAGTTTGAAGAAATTTTTGCTGGCTTTGGTGCCGAACTGCCTGCATTTACCCAGTTTGTGATTGGTGTTTCTCGCTTCTTACAAGATTATTGGCCTTATATTTTTGGTGGAATATTTGCGCTTGGCTATGGCTATGTGCAAGCCTTTAGGCGCTCCCAAGCGGTTAAAGATGCTACCGACCGCTTTATTCTTCGAATCCCAGTGATCAACCCTATTTTGCATAAAGCGGCCATGGCGCGTTTTGCCCGCACCTTATCTACGACCTTTGCTGCCGGTATCCCACTTATCGACGCCTTAAAGTCTGCCTCGGGCGCATCGGGCAACGTGGTCTACCGTAACGCCGTAGACGCGATTAGAATTGAGGTTACTGGCGGTATGCAAATGAACGTAGCCATGCGCACCGTGGATTTATTCCCCGACATGGTGACCCAGATGGTGATGATTGGTGAAGAATCTGGCTCACTGGATAGCATGTTAGCTAAAGTCGCCAACATTTATGAACAGCAAGTAGATGATGCAGTAGACGGCTTAACCAGTTTAATTGAACCACTGATTATGGCTGTGCTTGGTGTGCTAGTTGGTGGTATGGTGATTGCCATGTACTTACCCATCTTCAAACTCGGATCGGTTGTTAGTTAA